A genomic window from Nicotiana sylvestris chromosome 11, ASM39365v2, whole genome shotgun sequence includes:
- the LOC104219866 gene encoding defensin-like protein: protein MMRRSMRLLSTVFLLLMVVFATEMGPIMVAEARNCESQSQRFKGVCVSNRNCASVCNTEGFPDGKCKGLRRRCFCLRNC from the exons ATGATGAGGCGCTCTATGCGTTTGTTATCAACTGTGTTCCTCTTGCTAATGGTTGTCTTCGCCACTG AGATGGGACCAATAATGGTGGCAGAGGCAAGGAACTGCGAGTCGCAAAGCCAACGGTTCAAAGGAGTGTGTGTAAGTAACAGAAATTGTGCTTCTGTTTGCAATACAGAGGGCTTCCCTGATGGAAAATGCAAAGGGTTACGTCGCCGATGCTTTTGTCTCAGAAACTGTTAA